In one Anaerolineae bacterium genomic region, the following are encoded:
- a CDS encoding cation transporter, with translation MPAPSRHQQNILAINLGLVANVVLAAAKTAIGVIGHSPALLADGINSTSDVAYLMVVRVFVGLARKPADPEHPYGHTQLESVAAVVVGAFVITTAVSIFWSAVNSVYDVLTGETSFGGAAAVALWVALGTVLLKIGLTVYTQRVGRRTEIPAVLALAYDHRNDIFSAGAAAIGIFFGRRGYAWVDPLVGALVALVILRTGIEILRESSADLMDTIPGRSLSRQIEEALAGLPGVDRVEDVRAHRFGPYLVVALTIGVDGDLTVAEGDRIASQVERRLYDRIDLLRRVYVHYHPAEEYARHPPLDMVRGVP, from the coding sequence ATGCCCGCCCCTAGCCGACACCAACAGAACATACTGGCCATAAACCTGGGCCTGGTCGCCAACGTGGTGCTGGCGGCGGCGAAGACCGCTATCGGCGTCATCGGCCATAGCCCGGCGCTGCTGGCCGATGGAATCAACTCCACCTCTGACGTCGCCTACCTGATGGTGGTGCGCGTGTTTGTGGGGCTGGCTCGTAAGCCCGCCGACCCCGAGCACCCCTATGGCCATACCCAGTTGGAGAGCGTCGCTGCTGTAGTGGTGGGCGCCTTCGTCATCACTACCGCCGTGTCTATCTTCTGGAGCGCCGTCAACAGCGTCTACGACGTGCTGACCGGCGAGACGTCCTTCGGAGGCGCCGCGGCTGTTGCCTTGTGGGTGGCCCTGGGCACTGTCCTCCTCAAGATCGGGCTCACCGTCTACACCCAGCGGGTCGGCCGGCGAACGGAGATCCCCGCCGTGCTGGCGCTAGCTTACGACCACCGCAATGACATCTTCTCCGCCGGTGCTGCGGCCATCGGCATCTTCTTTGGCAGGCGGGGTTACGCCTGGGTAGACCCGCTGGTCGGCGCCCTGGTGGCGCTGGTCATCCTTCGAACCGGAATCGAGATCCTGCGAGAGTCCTCCGCCGATCTCATGGACACCATTCCCGGCAGGTCCCTTTCCCGCCAGATCGAAGAGGCCCTGGCGGGGCTGCCGGGGGTGGATCGAGTGGAGGATGTGCGGGCTCACCGGTTCGGCCCGTACTTGGTGGTCGCCTTGACCATAGGCGTGGACGGTGACCTGACCGTGGCCGAAGGGGACCGGATCGCGTCTCAGGTGGAGAGACGGCTCTATGACAGAATAGACCTGTTGCGCCGGGTGTACGTCCACTATCACCCCGCTGAGGAGTACGCCCGACACCCGCCCCTGGACATGGTTCGCGGCGTCCCGTAA
- a CDS encoding c-type cytochrome → MSLSTKSKTLWWAVAVVAVVLLAALSLASPASPAAVAAQAPGAVTGATALPPAPAALVPIPEGASPMQIALIQAGREYARRLGCLSCHSLTERRLIGPSFRGLYGSMLRLEGGFIVEATDAYLRRAIVSFHDRPVEGFPGLVMPDYSGAITGEQMDALMAFLEALAAPVAAAAPAATPTADRAAEDQQLAQELWQILQQADYQDNWSTIPGKGTFYTGQFPHGMLLSTYLNPEAALAVASQSGSMPDGAIIVKENYLEDRTLDAYTVMWKREGYNPGHNDWFWAKYGPGGALDIAGAVPGCISCHGSVWSNDYIFSAPIAPINPSVPNPGAAMATPAPTVTVPAETSLAQAGRQYVQQLGCLTCHTTTGTPLIGPTFLGLYGSSVTLDTGEQVVADEEYLRRSIIAAHAQVVEGFPGGIMPDYSTLTTPEQIEAMVAYLRTLGEAEAPAATPEAAATVPPALAEEGRLVALQMGCFTCHTSTGQILIGPTFQGLYGSTVTLDTGEQVVADEEYLRRSILGAHQQTVEGFPGQLMPNYAGLLDDQEVEVLIAYIRSLS, encoded by the coding sequence ATGAGTCTGAGCACCAAGTCGAAAACCCTCTGGTGGGCGGTCGCGGTCGTGGCGGTGGTCTTGCTGGCGGCTCTGTCGCTAGCGTCTCCGGCTTCACCTGCCGCGGTGGCGGCCCAGGCCCCCGGCGCCGTGACCGGCGCTACGGCCCTGCCGCCCGCTCCTGCCGCCCTGGTGCCCATCCCCGAGGGCGCCTCCCCCATGCAGATCGCCCTCATACAGGCGGGCCGGGAGTACGCCCGCCGTCTCGGTTGCCTCTCCTGTCACAGCCTGACCGAGAGGCGGCTCATCGGGCCCTCGTTCAGAGGCCTGTACGGCAGCATGCTCCGGCTGGAGGGCGGCTTCATCGTCGAGGCCACGGACGCCTATCTGAGGCGTGCCATCGTCAGCTTCCACGACCGGCCGGTGGAGGGCTTCCCCGGCCTTGTGATGCCGGACTACTCTGGGGCCATCACCGGCGAGCAGATGGATGCTCTGATGGCCTTCTTAGAGGCCCTCGCCGCCCCGGTAGCGGCCGCCGCGCCCGCTGCCACTCCGACAGCAGACCGGGCCGCCGAGGATCAACAGCTGGCCCAAGAGCTCTGGCAGATACTGCAGCAGGCGGATTATCAGGACAACTGGTCCACCATCCCCGGCAAGGGCACCTTCTACACTGGCCAGTTCCCCCACGGCATGCTGCTTTCCACCTACCTGAACCCAGAGGCGGCCCTGGCCGTAGCGAGCCAGTCCGGCTCCATGCCTGACGGGGCCATCATCGTCAAGGAGAACTACCTCGAGGACCGCACCCTCGATGCCTACACCGTCATGTGGAAGCGGGAGGGGTACAACCCCGGCCACAATGACTGGTTCTGGGCCAAGTACGGCCCTGGAGGCGCCCTCGACATTGCGGGGGCGGTGCCCGGCTGCATCTCCTGCCACGGCTCGGTTTGGTCTAACGACTACATCTTCTCTGCTCCCATCGCTCCGATAAACCCGTCGGTCCCCAACCCGGGCGCCGCCATGGCCACCCCCGCACCTACGGTCACGGTGCCGGCGGAGACCTCGCTGGCGCAGGCAGGCCGTCAGTACGTGCAGCAACTCGGTTGCCTGACCTGCCACACTACTACGGGCACTCCTCTCATCGGTCCTACCTTCCTGGGGCTCTATGGTAGCAGTGTGACCCTGGATACGGGTGAGCAGGTGGTGGCGGATGAGGAGTACCTGCGCCGGTCCATCATCGCCGCCCACGCCCAGGTGGTGGAGGGCTTCCCTGGCGGCATCATGCCCGATTACTCCACGCTCACCACACCGGAGCAGATAGAGGCCATGGTGGCCTACCTGCGCACTCTGGGCGAAGCGGAAGCGCCGGCCGCCACTCCGGAGGCGGCGGCCACTGTGCCGCCGGCTCTGGCCGAGGAGGGCCGGCTGGTGGCGCTGCAGATGGGCTGCTTCACCTGTCACACGTCCACCGGACAGATCCTTATCGGTCCTACCTTCCAGGGCCTGTACGGCAGCACCGTGACCCTGGACACGGGCGAGCAGGTGGTGGCGGATGAGGAGTACCTACGGCGCTCCATACTCGGCGCTCACCAGCAGACGGTGGAAGGGTTCCCGGGGCAACTGATGCCCAACTACGCCGGCCTGCTCGACGATCAAGAAGTCGAAGTTCTGATCGCCTACATCAGAAGCCTTAGCTAG
- the pgmB gene encoding beta-phosphoglucomutase — translation MRRGFIFDLDGVITDTAEFHFRAWKRLADEEGIPFTREDNEALRGVSRRESLRRMLKGRTIPEETAQEWMERKNRYYRRHLEDITPADTLPGARDFLQRSREAGVKVGLASASRNARTVVERLEIGHLLDALGDGHSVVNTKPAPDLFVWVAGALHLPVDRCVVFEDAEAGVEAALAGGMKCVGIGPEERVGRAHLVCSGLHEISVEQVLAL, via the coding sequence ATGCGGAGAGGCTTCATCTTCGACCTGGACGGAGTCATCACCGACACGGCCGAGTTCCACTTCCGGGCCTGGAAACGGCTGGCCGATGAGGAGGGCATCCCCTTCACCCGGGAGGACAACGAGGCCCTGCGGGGCGTCTCCCGGCGGGAGAGTCTGCGGCGGATGCTCAAGGGCCGGACCATTCCTGAGGAGACGGCCCAGGAGTGGATGGAGCGCAAGAACCGCTACTACCGCCGCCACCTGGAGGACATCACTCCGGCCGACACCCTGCCGGGAGCGAGGGACTTCCTGCAGCGGTCTCGGGAGGCAGGGGTGAAGGTGGGCCTGGCATCGGCCAGTCGCAACGCCCGCACGGTGGTGGAGCGTCTGGAGATCGGTCACCTGCTGGACGCCCTGGGGGATGGGCACTCGGTGGTGAACACCAAGCCAGCGCCCGACCTCTTCGTGTGGGTGGCCGGGGCCCTGCATCTGCCAGTGGATCGCTGCGTGGTGTTCGAGGACGCCGAAGCAGGGGTGGAGGCCGCCCTGGCGGGCGGCATGAAGTGCGTAGGGATCGGGCCCGAGGAACGGGTGGGCCGGGCTCACCTGGTGTGCTCGGGGCTGCACGAGATCAGCGTGGAGCAAGTGCTGGCCCTGTAG
- a CDS encoding FAD-dependent oxidoreductase gives MREVDVLIVGGSVAGSIAAVTARRNYPEASILVVRPEPRTVVPCGIPYLFGTLGSCELNLTPADRLPSHRVDLLVDRVSSIDRTGHQATTEGGETIAWRRLILATGSTPIVPPIPGSDLPGVFRVVKQVEYLEQMLEAMRQARDVVFVGCGLIGLELADEFRKQGLNVTVVEMMSRCLELVFDEEVSRVAEEEIQKRGIGLRTATRLTAVEGQERAEAVVLSSGERLPADLVVFGIGVHPNVELAQAAGLHLVEGAGVWVDRFMRTSDPSIFAAGDCAAKSTYLTGALSGVKLASVASAEARVAGANLFDLRREFPGVVGAYSTKIGDVAMGLAGVDEKGARALAIDCVTGSAQATDKHPGAMPGATMTRVKLVFRRHDGLLIGGQVVGGDTTGEMVNTIAVMIQSRMTAHQVASIQVGTHPALTASPGHYQLFNAAEMALMRMG, from the coding sequence ATGAGAGAAGTGGACGTCCTCATCGTAGGCGGCAGCGTGGCAGGCAGCATCGCCGCCGTCACCGCCCGCAGGAACTACCCCGAGGCCAGCATCCTGGTGGTGCGGCCCGAGCCTCGCACCGTGGTTCCCTGCGGCATTCCCTACCTTTTCGGCACCCTGGGTTCCTGCGAGCTCAACCTCACGCCGGCAGACCGGCTGCCCTCGCACCGAGTGGACCTGCTCGTCGACCGGGTCAGCAGCATAGACCGTACCGGTCACCAGGCCACCACCGAGGGGGGCGAGACGATCGCCTGGCGCCGCCTGATCCTGGCCACAGGCTCCACCCCCATCGTGCCCCCCATCCCCGGATCGGACCTGCCGGGCGTGTTCCGGGTGGTCAAGCAGGTGGAATACTTGGAGCAGATGCTGGAGGCCATGCGCCAGGCCAGGGACGTGGTCTTCGTGGGCTGCGGCCTCATCGGGCTGGAGCTGGCGGACGAGTTTCGCAAGCAGGGACTCAACGTGACCGTGGTGGAGATGATGTCCCGCTGCCTGGAGTTGGTGTTCGACGAGGAGGTCTCCCGCGTGGCCGAGGAGGAGATCCAGAAGCGCGGCATCGGCCTGCGCACCGCCACCCGGCTCACCGCGGTCGAGGGCCAGGAACGGGCGGAGGCGGTCGTGCTCAGCAGCGGCGAGCGCCTCCCTGCCGACCTGGTGGTCTTCGGCATCGGCGTGCACCCCAACGTGGAGCTGGCCCAGGCCGCCGGCCTCCATCTGGTGGAGGGGGCCGGGGTATGGGTGGATCGGTTCATGCGCACCAGCGACCCTAGCATCTTCGCCGCGGGCGACTGTGCCGCCAAGTCCACCTACCTGACCGGGGCTCTCTCGGGGGTGAAGCTGGCCTCGGTGGCCTCTGCCGAGGCGCGGGTGGCCGGAGCGAACCTCTTCGACCTGCGCCGGGAGTTCCCGGGTGTGGTGGGGGCCTACTCCACCAAGATCGGCGACGTAGCCATGGGGCTGGCAGGAGTAGACGAGAAGGGCGCCCGCGCCCTGGCGATAGACTGCGTCACTGGCTCGGCTCAGGCGACGGACAAGCACCCGGGAGCCATGCCCGGGGCCACCATGACCAGGGTGAAGCTAGTGTTCCGGCGACACGACGGTCTCCTCATCGGGGGGCAGGTCGTGGGCGGCGACACTACTGGGGAGATGGTCAATACCATTGCGGTGATGATCCAGAGCCGGATGACGGCTCATCAGGTGGCCTCCATTCAGGTGGGCACCCACCCGGCCCTGACGGCCTCGCCCGGACACTACCAGCTCTTCAATGCTGCCGAGATGGCTCTCATGCGGATGGGGTAG
- a CDS encoding DUF5615 family PIN-like protein encodes MPRLKLHLDADASDDAVYQQLLVRGHDVTRTPNGWMPLEASDREQLLGATAHGRAIFTYNVRDFVLLSREYPGHAGIIVAAQRRWRDVGTLVLALDHLLANVEPNGLRGRVCWLNQWRRG; translated from the coding sequence GTGCCCAGACTGAAGCTGCATCTGGACGCCGACGCCTCGGATGACGCCGTATACCAGCAATTACTCGTGCGCGGCCACGACGTCACGCGCACCCCCAACGGGTGGATGCCGCTAGAGGCCAGCGATCGAGAGCAGCTGCTTGGGGCTACTGCTCACGGCCGCGCCATCTTCACCTATAACGTGCGCGACTTCGTGCTATTGTCGCGGGAGTACCCTGGACACGCGGGCATCATCGTTGCGGCGCAGAGGCGCTGGCGCGATGTAGGGACACTCGTGCTGGCGCTGGATCACTTGCTGGCCAACGTGGAGCCGAACGGGCTGAGAGGGCGCGTGTGCTGGCTCAACCAATGGCGCCGCGGCTGA
- a CDS encoding Gfo/Idh/MocA family oxidoreductase: MADDIKVAFVGVHRARSFFSAFQAHPDTRVVALCDVKETSLAEAGEAMGVAHRYTSYERMLDEARPDVVVVATPMQHHVSQSIAALQRDVSVLSEVTAAVTLDEARWLVEACRRSRGVYMMAENCTYMKPNVLVRALVQAGLFGETYYAEGEYLHELSALHHGPDGRPTWRYYWQVGVNGATYATHSLGPCLQWIGERVARVCCIGTGRWTDPEHALEDTVLMLGKTATGKLIRVRLDMLSRRPHAMTNYTLQGTKGAYESARRPGEGNWIWLADLAEDPNRWMPLESLEEEFLPEPWRDPPEAALRAGHGGGDYFEVMDFVAAVKGERPPAIGIDEAMDMTLPGLVSQESIRRGGEWLEVPDSREW, from the coding sequence GTGGCCGATGACATCAAAGTCGCCTTTGTGGGCGTGCACCGCGCCCGCTCGTTCTTCTCCGCCTTTCAGGCCCATCCCGACACACGGGTGGTGGCCCTCTGCGACGTGAAAGAGACGTCGCTGGCCGAGGCCGGCGAGGCCATGGGCGTCGCCCATCGGTACACGTCCTACGAGCGCATGCTCGATGAGGCCCGGCCGGATGTGGTGGTGGTGGCCACCCCCATGCAACACCACGTCTCCCAGAGCATCGCCGCCCTGCAGCGGGACGTGAGCGTGCTCTCCGAGGTCACCGCCGCCGTAACCCTGGACGAGGCTCGCTGGCTGGTGGAGGCGTGCCGGCGCAGCCGGGGCGTGTACATGATGGCGGAGAACTGCACCTACATGAAGCCCAACGTCCTGGTGCGGGCCCTGGTGCAGGCGGGGCTCTTCGGGGAGACGTACTACGCCGAAGGGGAGTACCTGCACGAGCTATCCGCTCTCCACCACGGTCCCGATGGTCGGCCCACGTGGCGCTACTACTGGCAGGTGGGCGTCAACGGCGCCACCTACGCCACGCACAGCCTGGGGCCGTGCCTGCAGTGGATCGGGGAGAGGGTGGCCCGGGTATGCTGCATCGGCACCGGCCGCTGGACGGATCCGGAGCACGCTCTGGAGGACACGGTGCTGATGCTGGGCAAGACGGCCACGGGCAAGCTCATACGGGTGCGGCTGGACATGCTCTCCCGGCGGCCGCACGCCATGACCAACTACACCTTGCAGGGCACCAAGGGCGCCTACGAGAGCGCTCGCAGGCCGGGCGAAGGCAACTGGATCTGGCTGGCGGACCTCGCCGAGGACCCCAATCGCTGGATGCCGCTGGAGTCGCTGGAGGAGGAGTTCTTGCCGGAGCCCTGGCGCGATCCTCCCGAGGCCGCCCTTCGGGCCGGCCACGGCGGCGGGGACTACTTCGAGGTCATGGACTTCGTGGCGGCGGTGAAGGGGGAGCGCCCGCCGGCGATCGGGATTGACGAGGCCATGGACATGACCCTGCCCGGCCTGGTCAGCCAGGAATCCATCCGACGGGGAGGGGAGTGGCTGGAGGTGCCGGACTCGCGGGAGTGGTGA
- a CDS encoding YccF domain-containing protein, protein MASASRNPGCLIQLLWFALIGWWAGQAWIAVAWFLMVTIVGIPLGIAMLNHLPKVIALRDPSAVGVTITYAGDRVYVSGVHGVPQRNFLLRAVYFVLIGWWLTALWMEAAYAISLTIIGLPLGFWMFDRVPALLTLKR, encoded by the coding sequence GTGGCGAGCGCGAGCCGGAACCCCGGCTGTCTCATACAGCTTCTGTGGTTCGCTCTGATCGGCTGGTGGGCGGGCCAGGCCTGGATCGCGGTGGCCTGGTTCCTGATGGTCACCATCGTGGGCATTCCCCTGGGCATCGCCATGCTCAATCACCTGCCCAAGGTGATCGCCCTGCGGGACCCCAGCGCCGTCGGTGTGACCATCACCTACGCGGGGGACCGCGTCTACGTGTCTGGGGTGCACGGCGTGCCCCAACGCAACTTTCTTTTGCGGGCCGTCTACTTTGTGCTCATCGGCTGGTGGCTGACCGCCCTGTGGATGGAGGCCGCCTACGCCATCTCGCTGACCATCATCGGGCTGCCCCTGGGCTTCTGGATGTTCGACCGAGTGCCGGCTCTGCTCACCCTCAAGCGCTAG
- a CDS encoding DUF433 domain-containing protein: MTRYPLYLPEKLKRHAQETARRQGISLNQFILKAVADRVAELSGEAADTRFPLISYRLGASGIPTPVVSGTGVRVQTLHLAVTHWGRSPAEVAESYGFLTAEQVEQALAFAQAHRQEIEAAIAEEVELETAACPD, encoded by the coding sequence ATGACACGCTATCCCCTATACCTGCCCGAGAAGCTGAAGCGGCATGCTCAGGAGACAGCCAGGCGTCAGGGCATCTCCCTCAACCAGTTCATCCTCAAGGCCGTGGCCGATAGGGTTGCTGAACTGAGCGGCGAGGCCGCGGACACTCGCTTCCCGCTCATCTCCTATCGCTTGGGCGCCTCGGGCATCCCCACACCCGTCGTCTCGGGAACGGGCGTACGCGTGCAGACGCTCCACCTGGCTGTGACTCACTGGGGGCGCTCTCCGGCCGAGGTCGCTGAAAGCTACGGATTCCTGACGGCGGAGCAAGTCGAGCAGGCCCTCGCATTCGCTCAAGCGCATCGCCAGGAGATCGAGGCGGCCATAGCTGAGGAGGTCGAGCTAGAGACAGCGGCGTGCCCAGACTGA
- a CDS encoding DNA methyltransferase, which translates to MSCSAYLSEIEREWRSGRATERTFYPALKALLEAQGMGIAATIEPSRIQAGAPDFVVVGAGATAGYLEAKDLDASLDEAERTEQLRRYLRSLANLVLTNFLEFRWYVDGEHRRTARLARLTAGDGLRRDRQGTAEVEALLHDFLAHAPEPVESPAELAQRMARLTHIIRDTVIEAFERGQPSDMLRGLRRAFARTLLPDLDRPENVSQFADMYAQTVAYGLFAARVNHQGPEPFHRYHAAREIPRTNPFLRRLFDAITGVDMDEEPYVPFVDDLAHLLDQAHMDRILAHFGRRTRQEDPVVHFYETFLAAYDPRLREMRGVYYTPEPVVSYIVRSVDHLLKERFGLPDGLADTAPVQYDHQVTENGEPRTVRRSAPKVLVLDPACGTGTFLYAAVDLIRERYMERGNAGMWSGYVREQLLRRLFGFELLMAPYAVAHLKLGMQLAGQDLPEPLRAEWAYDFGSEERLGVYLTNTLEEAERQVESLFGPYRAISDEANAAAEVKRDLPIMVIIGNPPYSGHSANKGDWIDGLLKGRLPDGTEVPSYYQVDGQPLGERNPKWLQDDYVKFIRWAQWRIEQTGAGVLAFISNHGYLDNPTFRGMRQCLMGTFSDIYVLDLHGNAKKREVSPDGSPDHNVFDIQQGVAIGIFVKEPGREGPATVHHAELWGTREGKYAALWENEAATTEWRQLQPQSPYYLFTPQDIDLLGEYQAGWKLTEAMPVNVLGFQTHRDHFAIAFDEEEMRHRISDLRNEDYTDDELSQRYHLEDSSTWVLSRARAQLRADQSWQRWVGICMYRPFDWRTGYFSAAVMDRPRRELLDHVFGRDNLCLNTVRQTRAQCWRHALVSRVPAPAVCVEVKDGSSVFALYLYPPSHTSPSQHQMSLNDSPWPAGPGGRTPNLDPRFVADLETGVGLSFVPDGSGDLVATFGPEDVFHYVYAVLHSPTYRDRYAEFLKIDFPRIPLTSDADLFRQLCRLGAELVGLHLLEAGALAHPFTTFPVPGTNEVARGYPRYLAPGEPEPGSGRPLERGRVYINPDQYFRDVPPEVWEFHVGGYRVCEKWLKDRRGRRLSFEDLQHYQKVIMALGETVRLMEEVDAAIPEWPIG; encoded by the coding sequence ATGTCCTGCTCCGCCTACCTCAGCGAGATCGAGCGCGAGTGGCGCTCGGGCCGCGCCACCGAGCGCACCTTCTACCCCGCCCTCAAGGCCCTCCTGGAGGCCCAGGGCATGGGCATCGCCGCCACCATCGAGCCCTCCCGCATCCAGGCCGGAGCGCCCGACTTCGTGGTGGTGGGCGCCGGGGCCACCGCCGGCTACCTGGAAGCTAAGGACCTGGACGCTTCCCTGGACGAGGCCGAGCGCACCGAGCAGCTCCGGCGCTACCTCCGCTCCCTGGCGAACCTGGTGCTCACCAACTTCCTCGAGTTCCGCTGGTACGTGGACGGCGAGCACCGGCGCACCGCCCGGCTGGCCCGACTCACCGCCGGCGACGGCCTGCGGCGGGACCGGCAGGGGACGGCCGAGGTCGAGGCCCTGCTGCACGACTTCCTCGCCCACGCCCCCGAGCCGGTGGAGTCCCCCGCCGAGCTGGCCCAGCGTATGGCCCGCCTCACCCACATCATCCGCGACACGGTTATCGAGGCCTTCGAGCGGGGCCAGCCGTCCGACATGCTGCGCGGGCTGCGCCGGGCCTTCGCCCGCACCCTCCTCCCTGACCTGGATCGGCCGGAGAACGTCTCCCAGTTCGCCGACATGTACGCCCAGACGGTGGCCTACGGCCTCTTCGCCGCCCGGGTCAACCACCAGGGGCCGGAGCCCTTCCACCGCTACCACGCCGCCCGGGAGATCCCCCGCACCAACCCCTTCCTGCGCCGCCTCTTCGACGCCATCACCGGGGTGGACATGGACGAGGAGCCCTACGTCCCCTTCGTGGACGACCTGGCTCACCTGCTGGACCAGGCCCACATGGACCGCATCCTGGCCCACTTCGGCCGCCGCACCCGCCAGGAGGACCCCGTGGTCCACTTCTACGAGACCTTCCTGGCCGCCTACGACCCCCGCCTGCGGGAGATGCGGGGCGTCTACTACACCCCCGAGCCGGTGGTCTCCTACATCGTCCGCTCGGTGGACCACCTGCTCAAGGAGCGCTTCGGGCTCCCCGACGGCCTGGCCGACACGGCCCCGGTGCAGTACGACCACCAGGTCACCGAGAACGGCGAGCCCCGCACCGTGCGCCGGAGCGCCCCCAAGGTGCTGGTGCTGGACCCGGCCTGCGGCACGGGCACCTTCCTCTACGCCGCGGTGGACCTGATCCGGGAACGGTACATGGAGCGGGGCAACGCCGGCATGTGGTCGGGCTACGTGCGGGAGCAGCTCCTGCGCCGGCTGTTCGGCTTCGAGCTGCTCATGGCCCCCTACGCCGTGGCCCACCTCAAGCTGGGGATGCAGTTGGCGGGGCAGGACCTGCCCGAGCCCCTGCGGGCGGAGTGGGCCTACGACTTCGGCAGCGAGGAGCGGCTGGGGGTGTACCTGACCAACACCCTGGAGGAGGCGGAGCGGCAGGTGGAGAGCCTGTTCGGGCCCTACCGCGCCATCAGCGACGAGGCCAACGCCGCCGCCGAGGTCAAGCGCGACCTGCCCATCATGGTCATCATCGGCAACCCGCCCTACTCCGGCCACTCGGCCAACAAGGGGGACTGGATAGACGGCCTGCTCAAGGGCCGCCTGCCCGACGGGACGGAAGTGCCCAGCTACTACCAGGTGGACGGCCAGCCGCTGGGGGAGCGCAACCCCAAGTGGCTGCAGGACGACTACGTCAAGTTCATCCGCTGGGCCCAGTGGCGCATCGAGCAGACGGGCGCCGGGGTGCTGGCCTTCATCAGCAACCACGGCTACCTGGACAACCCCACCTTCCGGGGCATGCGCCAGTGCCTCATGGGCACCTTCAGCGACATCTACGTCCTGGACCTGCACGGCAACGCCAAGAAGCGCGAGGTCTCGCCCGACGGCTCGCCCGATCACAATGTCTTCGACATCCAGCAGGGAGTGGCCATCGGCATCTTCGTCAAGGAGCCCGGGCGCGAGGGGCCGGCGACGGTGCACCACGCGGAGCTGTGGGGCACGCGCGAGGGCAAGTACGCCGCTCTGTGGGAGAACGAGGCCGCGACTACGGAGTGGCGGCAGTTGCAGCCGCAGTCGCCCTACTACCTGTTCACGCCCCAGGACATTGACCTGCTGGGGGAGTATCAGGCCGGGTGGAAGCTGACCGAGGCGATGCCGGTGAACGTTCTGGGCTTCCAGACGCACCGCGATCACTTTGCCATCGCGTTCGACGAAGAGGAGATGCGCCACCGCATCTCTGACCTGCGCAACGAGGACTACACGGACGACGAACTAAGCCAGAGATACCACCTGGAAGACAGCTCCACTTGGGTGCTGTCCCGGGCGCGGGCGCAGCTTCGTGCGGATCAGTCCTGGCAACGTTGGGTAGGCATATGCATGTACCGCCCTTTCGACTGGCGAACCGGCTACTTCAGCGCTGCGGTGATGGACCGCCCTCGCCGCGAGTTGCTGGATCACGTGTTCGGCAGGGATAACCTGTGCTTGAACACGGTCCGACAGACTCGGGCGCAGTGCTGGCGACACGCCCTGGTGTCGCGTGTCCCGGCGCCGGCAGTATGCGTGGAAGTCAAGGATGGCTCCAGTGTGTTCGCTCTGTACTTGTACCCTCCCTCGCACACATCCCCTAGCCAGCACCAGATGTCCTTGAATGACTCCCCCTGGCCCGCCGGCCCCGGCGGCCGCACCCCCAACCTCGACCCCCGCTTCGTGGCCGACCTGGAAACGGGCGTGGGCCTCTCCTTCGTCCCCGACGGCAGCGGCGACCTGGTGGCCACCTTCGGCCCGGAGGACGTGTTCCACTACGTCTATGCCGTCCTCCACTCCCCCACCTACCGCGACCGCTACGCCGAGTTCCTCAAGATAGACTTCCCCCGCATCCCCCTCACCTCGGACGCCGACCTCTTCCGGCAGCTGTGCCGGCTGGGGGCGGAGCTGGTGGGGCTGCACCTGCTGGAGGCGGGGGCGCTGGCCCATCCCTTCACCACCTTCCCCGTGCCCGGCACCAACGAGGTGGCCCGCGGCTACCCCCGGTACCTGGCCCCGGGCGAGCCCGAGCCCGGCAGCGGCCGTCCCCTGGAGCGGGGTCGGGTCTACATCAACCCGGACCAGTACTTCCGGGACGTGCCGCCGGAGGTGTGGGAGTTCCACGTGGGCGGGTACCGGGTGTGCGAGAAGTGGCTCAAGGACCGGCGGGGCCGCAGGCTCTCGTTCGAGGACCTGCAGCACTACCAGAAGGTGATCATGGCCCTGGGGGAGACGGTCCGGCTGATGGAGGAGGTAGACGCGGCCATCCCTGAGTGGCCCATCGGGTGA